A stretch of Microtus pennsylvanicus isolate mMicPen1 chromosome 5, mMicPen1.hap1, whole genome shotgun sequence DNA encodes these proteins:
- the Bloc1s2 gene encoding biogenesis of lysosome-related organelles complex 1 subunit 2: MAAAAEGVPATRREEPARDDAAVETAEEAKEPAEADINELCRDMFSKMATYLTGELTATSEDYKLLENMNKLTSLKYLEMKDIAINISRNLKDLNQKYAGLQPYLEQINVIEEQVAALEQAAYKLDAYSKKLEAKYKKLEKR, from the exons ATGGCGGCGGCTGCGGAGGGCGTCCCTGCTACGCGACGCGAGGAGCCGGCTAGAG ATGATGCTGCGGTGGAGACAGCTGAGGAAGCCAAGGAGCCGGCCGAAGCTGACATCAATGAGCTCTGTCGAGACATGTTCTCCAAAATGGCCACATACTTGACTGGGGAACTGACAG CAACCAGCGAAGACTATAAACTCCTGGAAAATATGAATAAGCTCACAAGCTTAAAGTACCTTGAAATGAAAGATATTGCTATAAACATCAGCAGGAACCTCAAGGACTTAAACCAGAAAT atgctGGACTCCAGCCGTATCTGGAGCAGATCAATGTGATTGAGGAGCAGGTGGCGGCTCTCGAGCAGGCAGCCTACAAGTTGGACGCTTATTCAAAGAAACTGG AAGCCAAGTACAAGAAGTTGGAGAAGCGATGA